The genomic stretch TCTTCAGAAAGAACAGGTAGTAGGCATTGACATCTGTGGGGAATGCTCCACAACACTCAATCTTTTTGAAGAAAAACGGGAAACCGTCATGGATAGCCAGGCAAACAAAGAATTGCTCAGATTTATCCGGTCATCCTCCGGCCTTCAATAGAATTAGTTTTTTTGTTATTATAATTATCATATAAAAATAAAATAATTTAGCTTTATGGAAACAATTGTTCGTAGAATTGGACTTGTTGCACACGATGCAATGAAAAAAGACATGATAGAGTGGGTTCTCTGGAACTCGGAACGTCTGATAGGACATAAATTCTATTGTACGGGTACAACCGGTACACTAATTAAAAAAGCCCTTGAAGAAAAACATCCTGAAATCAAATGGGATATCACAATCCTGAAATCTGGTCCTTTAGGAGGTGACCAGCAAATTGGTTCGCGGATCGTAGAAGGAGAAATAGACTATCTGTTCTTTTTTACAGATCCGATGACACTACAGCCGCATGATACGGATGTGAAAGCATTGACCAGACTGGCTGGAGTTGAAAATATTGTTTTCTGCTGTAACCGTTCGACTGCGGACCACATTATTACGAGTCCCTTATTCACTGACCTAACTTACGAACGTATTCACCCGGATTACACCAATTACACGCAGCGTTTTGAAAACAAGGGAATCATATCTGAAGCAGTGGAGCAAGTGAAAAAGCGGAGGAATAAAAGTGAGAATAACATTTCTAAATGAACTGTAATAAGTAGTAGAATATTTATAAGGCTATCTAAGAAACAAGTTGTTTACATCTTTCAGAATAGGTATCAGCTGAATAGTAATCTGCTAAGTTTGTGTCAAAACGTTGGCACAAACTCTTTTATATTTTACAGTTCTGCTATATTTTCTTTTGGCTATGCTGCTTTTTCCAGGGGCAGCGGATTTTTCCGGTTGGCAAGCTTTCCTTTAAGCGTATAGCCTAGCCAGTCTGAACATGAAGAATTTCAGATCAGCCACCCCTCTAAACTGGCTTCGAAGAGCTTTGATTTTAGCATTGAACGACTCCGCTGAAGCATTTGTCAATCGTTCTTCAAAATTTTAGGGGAAATACCTAAAGATACAAAAAGCCAACTAATTCGCAATACTTTTAGTATGAATTAGTTGGCTAATTTTATAGGATTTACTGAATATCCCCTAGTTAAAACAGCTATGCACAATTCCTTTTATTCCGTTTTCAGGTATATGGCATACAAATTGTCAATAATACCATCTGCTAAGCCAATGACCGGAACATGGATATACTCAGCTTTGACAATACCTGCAATTATCAGAAATATCTCAGCGGCGGGAACAATAACATCTGCACGGTCAGTTTTCAGATTAAATTCTTCCATGCGCTGTTATACCGGCACCACGAGTGACCGTTTCTCCGGATGGTATGAATTTGAAGTATCAACATAAAATCGGATTGTTATGGAAACCGTATGTTTTGAAAGGAAGGCGTTCGAGGAATTTGCCATGAAAATCGAACGGTTCATACATAGGGTGGAGGGAATCCCCATCTGGATTTGAAAGGCGTGAAGAGGACGGCTGGCTGGCTCGACCACCAGGATGTCTGCCTGAAGCTGAAAATCAGCAAGCGCACCTTGCAGACCTTGCGGGATAACGGCACGCTCGCCTATACCAAGATAGGCAACCGTACCTATTACCTGCCGGAAGACGTGGAGCGTATCGTCACGAAAGTGGAGGACAGACGCAAGGATGCACGCTACAGGGGGCACACCATTTGAAGGAATTGAACTGAAGTATCAACAAAAGACAAATGAGCAGTATGTATAATAGAGTTTATATCGAATAATTGATTAAAGCGTTCTTTGATTTATCTTTGTGATCTAAAAAGTTCAATTGATGTATTACGACAAGATTCGCCACCGTCATAGCCAAGTGCTTGCTGCGACAGGATTAACTCCTGCTGAGTTTGACGCTTTGCTAATAACTTTCAAGTACCATTGGGATGAATATTACAGCCATTTTACCTTGGAAGGTAAAGTGCGCCAACGTATATCTTACAACAGTGTTGTCTCTGATTCAGGACAAAATGTTCTTCATATTGGTATATCTGAAGACCAATCCCCTTCAGGAACTCCATGCTATTCAGTTTGAGATGACCCAGCCCCAGGCCAATAGATGGATTCACCTTCTTTCTGAGATTCTCCGGCGTACATTGAAAACGCTTGGTGAATTGCCTGACCGTAACTCCAAACGTCTGATACACATTCTTCAAGGGTGCGAAGAAGTCTTGTTGGACGGAACCGAGCGACCTATTCAGCGTCCTTTGGATGAAGACTGGCAGTCTGCATGCTATAGTGGTAAAAAAAACTCATAGCATAAAGAATAACCTGTTATGTACTAACAATCTTCGGATTGTATGGTTGAGCTCCACATACAAAGGTCATGTCCATGACAAAAAGATTTGTGATGAAGAACCTCTTCTACTTCCCAAAGGTATTAGGCTCTGGCAGGATACAGGTTTCATCGGACACAAACCGGATGGAGTTGAAATATGCATGCCCAAAAAGAAACCTAAAGGGAAAGAGCTTACTTGTGTTGAAAAACAAGAGAACAAGCGGATTTCCGGAGTTAGGATTAAAGTGGAGCATGCCATAGGTGGTATGAAAAAATGCCGTATTGTCAAAGAACGATTCAGATGCCATAAATTCGGTTTCGAAGATATGGTGATTCTTATTGCTTGTGGATTACACAACTTCAGAATCAGTCACAAAATGAGTCATATAACAAATTAATCTATATAATGTTTAATGAATTGAAAACGAAAGACGATGCGTGGATGCAGTCCATCCACGAGCGTATCGACCGGCTGTCGGCGATGATTGACGGCATTTTCGGAGATGGCGCGGTTCCGCCAAAAGAAGACGTGTACCTGTGCGACAGTGAGGTGGCGTGTATGCTGAAAGTCAGCCGCAGGACATTGGGCGAGTATCGGAGCAACGGCACGCTGCCTTACTATGTACTTGGTGGCAAGGTCTTGTACAAGAGGAGCGAGATCGAGCAGGTGTTGGAACGGGAATATAGGAGTGTCGGCAAGGCGCGGGGAAGCGGATGAAGATTCCATTTACCTGTTTTTTTACGCACTTGTACAGGCTGCGGGCATTAAGGCTGTCCGCATAAAGGCTGGACGTTTGCGTGCGCCAGCCACAGACTGTTTTTTAGAGGTGAGGGAGTTTGCCGTCTGGAAAAAGAACCTCTTTTTGGACTTTGGCACAAAGTTGTCCCCTGCCCGGTATCAGACTGTAATTCCTGTATGCAATCCTTTTCTGACTGTTCTCGTAACAGTCTGTTTCAATCCTGCCTGACCTTTGTTTACTTTTCATAAAGAGACTGTACCGCCTTTGTGACCGGGATATGAAACCGAAAGATTGTTTTTGACGGTTGCTAAAAAAGAAAAATCAAAGGTGTTTTGCATGTTCCGTAAAAAATCGTACCTTTACATAAAGTGAGTTGCACATCAACGCAATTGATGCAAGTATGTAGAAACCAGAACGGTTGCCAACTCGTTACCTCGTTTTTTGATGATCCGCATAAACTTTTATTCTTAGCGGATTATGTGATTCTTTCAAAAATAATCTCTATTTTGGGAATACGGCTTTCTGAATATCGGAAATTCTATGTGCCTGCCGTTTTACATCCCCTCCCTACAATCTACAACGACATGCTATCAGAACACTTCCCCATAAAATTTCTATTTTTCCTGTGAAATTATTCTCTTATTCAAAAAAAATAGTATCTTTGTCCTATAAAAGTTGTTCATAAGTATGAGACTGTAAAGTACTGAAATTAGCACAATCTCCAAATCGTTACCTTAGACTTTTCAGAACTTCCATAAGCGTTTGTCTTTCAAATTAATCCATCAAATTGATAAGAATTTAAAGTAAACTCTGTCCGCTTCCAGTACAAAGGTTTGGTTGTCTATTGCCTCTTTGGCTTCCTGAAATAACATTTTGTCCAAAGCTTCCTGAGCTGCTTTTTTTTCCTGACGTGTCATTTCCTTTTCTGTTGTTTGTGCCTGTGAGTACTCTACGCAGGTAAACAAGGTTACTAATGTTAATATTACAACTTTTCTCATAATACCTACTTTTTTATTTTATGTTGTTTTCCTATTGAAATCCGGTACAAACATAATAAGCTTTGGCATAAGTAGGTAGTAATTTGTTACTGAAACGGAAAAACTGGTTGCTGAAGTGTATTTTTGAAGAACTGAAATTAAAAGTGTGAAGAGGAATGAATGGGAAATAAACAGCCCTGGAAATCTGCTTTAACAAAATTTCCGGGGCTTATGTTCTATGAACTATAAAGTGATTAGAAAGACCTTCCTTTAAATACATTTGACTTGTCAAGCGGCAGTAGTTCACCGGATAAAGTCAGGCGGTTGGAATTGAAGTTGGGCCGTATATCTACGGTGGCATTGTTGCTTCCATGAGGTAATGTTATGCTTACCTGAGCAGATATACCCACCCCCATTACACTCATTGTCAGATACATGGTTCCTTTCTTGTCGGTTTTGATCTTGTAACCGGAAACATTGCCGTCTACAGTGACACCTCCTAATCCGTTAGGGCCGCTGGCAGGAATGTTAAACGCTACCTGTACGGATGCTCTATCGTCGTCTACCATTACAAAATTGGTATTAGAAGAAACAAAGGCATTTCTGCCTCTTTTAAATATAACCCGGTCAGCTTCCAGTGTGAAAGCTTTGTTTTCTATAGCTTGTCTGGCTTCTTCGAACAAGGCTTGTTCCATGGCTTTTTGCGCCTCTTTCTTTTCCTGACGTGTCATTTTCTTTTCTGTTGTTTGTGCTTGTGAGTAGTCTATGCAGCAAAACAAGGTGACGAATACTAATAAAATAATCTTTTTCATATATGTATCTTTTATGTTATTGTTTGAATATGAAACAAATATAATAACTGTTTTGTTGAGAGGA from Phocaeicola dorei encodes the following:
- a CDS encoding methylglyoxal synthase; the protein is METIVRRIGLVAHDAMKKDMIEWVLWNSERLIGHKFYCTGTTGTLIKKALEEKHPEIKWDITILKSGPLGGDQQIGSRIVEGEIDYLFFFTDPMTLQPHDTDVKALTRLAGVENIVFCCNRSTADHIITSPLFTDLTYERIHPDYTNYTQRFENKGIISEAVEQVKKRRNKSENNISK
- a CDS encoding helix-turn-helix domain-containing protein translates to MNITAILPWKVKCANVYLTTVLSLIQDKMFFILVYLKTNPLQELHAIQFEMTQPQANRWIHLLSEILRRTLKTLGELPDRNSKRLIHILQGCEEVLLDGTERPIQRPLDEDWQSACYSGKKNS
- a CDS encoding IS5 family transposase; translated protein: MKTGSLHAIVVKKTHSIKNNLLCTNNLRIVWLSSTYKGHVHDKKICDEEPLLLPKGIRLWQDTGFIGHKPDGVEICMPKKKPKGKELTCVEKQENKRISGVRIKVEHAIGGMKKCRIVKERFRCHKFGFEDMVILIACGLHNFRISHKMSHITN
- a CDS encoding helix-turn-helix domain-containing protein — its product is MFNELKTKDDAWMQSIHERIDRLSAMIDGIFGDGAVPPKEDVYLCDSEVACMLKVSRRTLGEYRSNGTLPYYVLGGKVLYKRSEIEQVLEREYRSVGKARGSG
- a CDS encoding DUF4251 domain-containing protein, with amino-acid sequence MKKIILLVFVTLFCCIDYSQAQTTEKKMTRQEKKEAQKAMEQALFEEARQAIENKAFTLEADRVIFKRGRNAFVSSNTNFVMVDDDRASVQVAFNIPASGPNGLGGVTVDGNVSGYKIKTDKKGTMYLTMSVMGVGISAQVSITLPHGSNNATVDIRPNFNSNRLTLSGELLPLDKSNVFKGRSF